The Fusarium keratoplasticum isolate Fu6.1 chromosome 4, whole genome shotgun sequence genome contains the following window.
GGGTATGTCCAGACCTCGACAGTTCGATTACCGTTGCTAATATTAGAGCAGAATGAGGTTTTGCACTCACATCCCGTAGCATCCATCCCCAAGTCAGTCCTAAAGGCGCCCCCGCTCGATACCGCAAACCCAACTGCCGCCCATAACTTTCTACCTGTTCCAGCGGCATCGGCGAAGCTCAAGACAGTGGCTGGCGCCAATCACGACAACAGCTCTGGCCATATTCAAGCGGGACCTCATGCTTTTGGCCGATTTCCACCTGAGGCGCATAACCTGAGCGAGCAGGAGCTGGACCCCTACTTCATCTCATATGAGTCGTCGATCAAAGAGCTCGAGCAGCTCCTGACTGGCCCCATGGAGAAGGTGAACCGTCGAACCCTGAGCCATCTTTCATCACTGGCAGCCGATCTTTGCGAGCTTGGGTCCGTTTACAATGCATTCGCCGTTTCGGAGCAGGCTCCGTCTCTTGGACCAGCCATCGAGCGAGTTGGTCAGGCCGCTGACCTCTCGTACATTGCGACAGAAGAGCTTTCAGGGTCTCTCGGCGCCAGCTTCGCAGAGCCGATGCGAGAGAATGCGCAGTTTGCGGGTGTTGTCCGGAGTGTGTTGAAATATCGCGTGCTCAAACGCGTCCAGCAGGATCTAACCACTGAGGAGttgaacaagaagagagCACTGCTGGACCAGCTAGAGCGGAGCGAAGCCGAGGCCCGACGAATTGAGAACTACCTATCGAGCAGCCAACAAATCTCCCCGCCGCCAAAGCGATCGGCGAGTCTTAAGGAGCCCGCCTCTTACCAGCGACGGGATGGTGGTCAAGAAGACACGGAATCTATCGATTCCGACTTTCCTCCGACTCACGGCGATTTCCCATCATCTGCGCCCTCGGCAAGCCAGGGGCTGCCGGAAAGGAGCACCAGTGTGCCATCTCACAAGAAGATGCCTAGTGGGAACTCAATAACGAACAAGATCTTTGGACCCATCCGTCACGCAGTTCAGGGAGTTGTCGATGTCGACCCGGAGCGGACACGACGCGATTTGATCGGCAAGACAAGGGAGAGCATTGGTCAATTGGAGCAGGCTCAAGTCGCTTCGGAGCGTGATGTCAAGGAGGCCAGCGCTAGTGTTTTGCAAGACCTGAAGCGGTTCCAGAAGGACAAAGAGGAGGATTTGCGACGGTACATGGTAAGTTCTACCCGCATTCGAAGTATGAAAAGGACAAGCACTAACGCCAAGTAGCTCGCTTATGCGCAAAGCCAGATCGAATGGGcaaagaagagcaagcagCAATGGGAAGAGGCTCGGGCAGAGGTGGAGAAGATTGAGGAGTCATAAGGGGACTGCTTCGTTAT
Protein-coding sequences here:
- a CDS encoding Sorting nexin-41; amino-acid sequence: MWNDEDNNPYGTSFDRRDSQSSSANPASPTTRDYHNFEPPHTPTSGSDDDQHGQFSHGGAQADSDEEVSRDGAGPRRKPGGYDSRIEQILYENPDQSILITEAGKSLESGGRYIVYTIRTGDLEVRRRYSEFASLRDALTRLHPTLIVPPIPEKHTMADYAANPTNAKQDQQIIDLRKRMLAVFLNRCRRMDAIRTDGVWWRFLDPNASWNEVLHSHPVASIPKSVLKAPPLDTANPTAAHNFLPVPAASAKLKTVAGANHDNSSGHIQAGPHAFGRFPPEAHNLSEQELDPYFISYESSIKELEQLLTGPMEKVNRRTLSHLSSLAADLCELGSVYNAFAVSEQAPSLGPAIERVGQAADLSYIATEELSGSLGASFAEPMRENAQFAGVVRSVLKYRVLKRVQQDLTTEELNKKRALLDQLERSEAEARRIENYLSSSQQISPPPKRSASLKEPASYQRRDGGQEDTESIDSDFPPTHGDFPSSAPSASQGLPERSTSVPSHKKMPSGNSITNKIFGPIRHAVQGVVDVDPERTRRDLIGKTRESIGQLEQAQVASERDVKEASASVLQDLKRFQKDKEEDLRRYMLAYAQSQIEWAKKSKQQWEEARAEVEKIEES